One region of Thiorhodovibrio frisius genomic DNA includes:
- a CDS encoding ABC transporter ATP-binding protein, which yields MLEIDRVSFAYPGSAAVNGSARALLLDQLSLSSAPGELLAVLGPNGAGKSTLLKLIAGLLPCKQGRIRVDATDLDSLSRRERARRIAYLPQITETAQVTVFEAVLLGRLPHLGLQPSERDLEVVDAMICDLGLAPLSARRVGRLSGGELQKVVIARALVQEPRLLLLDEPVNHLDLRNQIAVLRSIQQLARERALITLVVLHDLNLALRFADRFLLLGPAAVSSGQMDALGSADIRAAYGIEVIRGQVGGHAVMVPCAD from the coding sequence ATGCTCGAGATCGATCGGGTATCCTTCGCCTATCCAGGCTCCGCCGCTGTAAACGGCAGTGCGCGTGCGCTGCTGCTGGATCAGTTGAGCCTGTCATCGGCGCCAGGTGAACTGCTGGCCGTGCTGGGGCCGAATGGCGCCGGCAAGTCGACCCTGCTCAAACTGATCGCCGGGCTCTTGCCTTGCAAGCAAGGACGGATTCGCGTCGATGCCACCGATTTGGACTCGCTGAGCCGGCGCGAACGCGCGCGGCGGATCGCCTATCTGCCGCAGATCACCGAGACCGCGCAGGTGACGGTGTTCGAAGCGGTGCTGCTCGGCCGTCTGCCGCATCTCGGTCTACAGCCGAGCGAACGCGACCTTGAGGTCGTCGATGCGATGATTTGCGATCTCGGGCTGGCACCGCTGAGCGCCCGGCGAGTTGGTCGGCTCAGCGGCGGTGAACTGCAGAAGGTCGTGATCGCGCGCGCGCTGGTTCAGGAGCCAAGACTGCTGCTGCTCGATGAGCCGGTGAACCATCTCGATCTGCGCAACCAGATCGCCGTGCTGCGGAGCATCCAACAACTCGCCCGGGAACGCGCACTCATTACCTTGGTCGTGTTGCATGACTTGAACCTCGCACTGCGCTTCGCCGACCGCTTCTTGTTACTGGGCCCGGCGGCGGTGAGCAGCGGCCAGATGGATGCGCTCGGTTCGGCGGATATCCGCGCGGCCTATGGCATCGAGGTGATCAGGGGCCAGGTTGGCGGGCATGCGGTCATGGTGCCTTGCGCGGATTAG